A genomic segment from Thermotoga neapolitana DSM 4359 encodes:
- a CDS encoding ABC transporter substrate-binding protein, whose amino-acid sequence MRKLLLVIILTIGLLMFAEEITITAWTVGPDNPSYYRFDNLKTAAERLNKILKDLGVDLTIKVDGYFDTTDWSSFKQKVVFGIKSGQTVDIICSGHDDIGAWAKAGYIIPLDDYVKKYWDEEYYDFIPSLWEATKYKGKIYGIPQDTEARPFYINKQVLKKLGWSDEEINSLPDRIARGEFTFEDFIEVAKEAVEKGLVEWGLYHRPKAGIDYYQLMISMGIDFYDEEKAVFVYNVKEMKDYFKLLYDLANTYKILPKNMIGTPWTSVHKDVTSGKVLAWMGGTWNWAEWKKDYGKTEEELQDMFILAPVPKFKGRGRPNTLSHPIVYMIPSTSKYPDIAFLLITLASAPELNMRHAIESGHLPIRWQQTVLPEYTKEFIMVEGTKLLPYSGFIPNDDMFNLYNQIIFEGMQMAESGMDPEKVAEDVAKRLKSQLKDRVVIVE is encoded by the coding sequence ATGAGAAAACTTTTACTTGTGATCATCTTGACCATAGGTCTTTTGATGTTCGCAGAAGAGATCACCATCACCGCGTGGACCGTGGGACCCGATAATCCATCTTACTACAGGTTTGACAATCTGAAAACAGCTGCAGAGAGGCTGAACAAGATTCTGAAGGACCTTGGAGTCGATCTCACCATTAAGGTCGATGGCTACTTTGACACTACAGATTGGAGTTCCTTCAAGCAGAAGGTTGTCTTTGGAATCAAGTCTGGTCAGACGGTGGATATCATCTGTTCGGGACACGACGACATAGGAGCCTGGGCGAAAGCGGGTTACATCATTCCTCTAGACGACTACGTGAAGAAGTACTGGGACGAGGAGTACTATGACTTCATTCCATCGCTCTGGGAGGCTACCAAGTACAAAGGAAAGATCTACGGAATCCCACAGGACACAGAAGCAAGACCTTTCTACATCAACAAGCAGGTCTTGAAAAAACTCGGCTGGTCGGATGAAGAAATCAACTCTCTGCCAGACAGGATCGCCAGGGGAGAGTTCACCTTTGAAGACTTCATTGAAGTGGCAAAAGAAGCCGTTGAAAAGGGTCTTGTGGAGTGGGGACTCTACCACAGACCGAAAGCAGGTATCGACTACTACCAGCTCATGATCAGCATGGGTATCGACTTCTACGATGAGGAAAAGGCTGTGTTCGTTTACAACGTAAAAGAGATGAAAGACTACTTCAAGCTCCTCTACGACCTTGCGAACACCTACAAGATTCTTCCAAAGAACATGATAGGAACACCGTGGACCTCTGTTCACAAGGATGTCACGAGCGGAAAGGTCCTGGCATGGATGGGTGGTACATGGAACTGGGCTGAATGGAAGAAAGATTACGGAAAGACAGAGGAAGAACTGCAGGACATGTTCATCCTCGCTCCTGTTCCGAAGTTCAAAGGCAGAGGAAGGCCGAACACCCTGTCCCATCCAATCGTTTACATGATCCCGAGCACGAGTAAATACCCAGACATTGCATTCTTGCTCATAACCTTGGCTTCTGCACCGGAACTCAACATGAGACACGCCATTGAGAGCGGGCACCTGCCGATCAGATGGCAGCAAACGGTGCTTCCTGAGTACACCAAGGAATTTATCATGGTGGAAGGAACGAAGCTTTTGCCGTACTCCGGTTTCATTCCAAACGATGACATGTTCAACCTCTACAACCAGATCATCTTCGAAGGAATGCAGATGGCCGAAAGCGGTATGGATCCAGAGAAGGTGGCAGAAGACGTTGCAAAAAGGCTGAAGTCCCAGCTGAAAGATAGGGTTGTGATCGTGGAGTGA
- the iolO gene encoding 5-keto-L-gluconate epimerase: protein MKLSLVISTSDAAFDALAFKGDLKKGMELAKRIGYQAVEIAVRDPSVVDWDEAGRLSKDLGLPICAIGTGQAFLADGLSLTHPDEKIRKKSIERVKKHAEVAESFGAFVIIGLVRGKREGRPYREVEKLFLESMNSLLSDTKEVRFVIEPLNRYESDFINTVEEALRVIEKINSDRVGILADTFHMNIEEVNISESLKVAGKKLYHFHVADSNRWAPGCGHFDFESTFKTLKEIGYDGYISVECLPLPGGMEKAAEVAFRTLKELIVNL from the coding sequence TTGAAACTCTCTCTGGTAATCAGCACCTCTGATGCTGCCTTTGACGCACTGGCTTTCAAAGGAGACCTGAAAAAAGGAATGGAACTTGCAAAAAGAATCGGCTATCAGGCGGTGGAGATCGCTGTCAGAGACCCATCCGTTGTGGACTGGGACGAGGCGGGCAGGCTTTCAAAAGATCTGGGACTTCCCATCTGTGCCATAGGAACCGGTCAGGCCTTCCTCGCTGATGGGCTTTCTCTAACACATCCGGATGAGAAGATCAGAAAAAAGTCGATCGAGAGGGTCAAGAAACATGCGGAAGTTGCAGAGTCATTCGGAGCATTTGTTATTATCGGCCTTGTTCGTGGAAAAAGGGAAGGAAGGCCATATCGAGAGGTAGAAAAACTCTTCCTTGAAAGTATGAACTCTTTACTGAGCGATACAAAAGAAGTGAGATTCGTCATAGAGCCTCTCAACAGGTACGAGTCAGATTTCATAAACACCGTTGAAGAGGCACTGAGGGTGATTGAAAAAATCAACTCTGACAGGGTGGGAATTCTCGCAGACACCTTCCACATGAACATAGAGGAGGTAAACATTTCAGAGAGTCTGAAAGTAGCGGGAAAGAAACTGTACCACTTCCATGTGGCAGACAGCAACCGATGGGCACCGGGATGCGGACACTTTGATTTTGAAAGCACTTTCAAAACCCTGAAAGAGATTGGCTACGATGGATACATCTCCGTTGAGTGTCTTCCTCTTCCGGGAGGGATGGAAAAGGCTGCGGAGGTTGCCTTCAGGACTCTAAAAGAACTAATTGTTAACTTGTAG
- a CDS encoding ABC transporter ATP-binding protein — protein MPSIRVVNLKKYFGKVKAVDGVSFEVKDGEFVALLGPSGCGKTTTLLTLAGIYRPTSGEIYFDDVLVNDVPPKYREVGMVFQNYALYPHMTVFENIAFPLRARKIPKEEIEKRVVEIARKLLIDNLLERKPSQLSGGQQQRVALARALVKQPKVLLFDEPLSNLDANLRMLMRAEIKHLQQELGITSVYVTHDQAEAMTMASRIAVFNQGKLVQYGTPDEIYENPRNMFVASFIGNPPTNFLKGFSVEVEKGQTILKRDDVVLKIPKELETNLKEVVVGIRPEHCEVVHNKQENAIPGTVYVVEPLGRDIIVNVQTDRGELVKVFGDPAKIPSVGEKVFLVPHLEKIHLFNPETEETIL, from the coding sequence ATGCCCAGCATCAGGGTTGTGAATTTGAAGAAGTATTTTGGGAAAGTGAAAGCGGTTGACGGTGTGAGTTTTGAAGTGAAGGATGGAGAGTTCGTTGCGTTGCTTGGCCCGTCTGGCTGTGGCAAAACCACCACTCTTCTGACGCTTGCCGGTATATACAGACCCACGTCTGGTGAGATATATTTCGATGATGTTTTGGTCAACGACGTTCCACCGAAATACAGAGAAGTGGGAATGGTTTTCCAGAACTATGCGCTCTATCCTCACATGACCGTTTTTGAAAACATCGCCTTTCCCCTGAGAGCAAGAAAAATACCAAAAGAGGAGATAGAAAAGAGAGTCGTTGAAATCGCTCGAAAACTCCTCATAGACAACCTTCTCGAAAGAAAGCCTTCTCAACTCTCCGGTGGTCAACAGCAGAGGGTAGCACTTGCAAGGGCACTGGTGAAGCAACCGAAGGTACTCCTTTTCGATGAGCCTCTCTCGAATCTCGATGCGAATCTGAGGATGCTCATGAGGGCAGAGATCAAGCATCTTCAGCAGGAACTCGGTATCACTTCCGTCTATGTGACGCACGACCAGGCAGAGGCGATGACGATGGCGTCGAGAATAGCGGTCTTCAACCAGGGAAAGCTCGTTCAGTACGGAACACCAGATGAGATATACGAGAATCCGAGGAACATGTTCGTTGCCTCATTTATAGGTAATCCCCCGACGAATTTCCTGAAGGGTTTTTCTGTGGAGGTGGAAAAAGGACAGACCATCCTGAAAAGAGACGATGTGGTTTTGAAGATTCCAAAAGAGTTAGAAACGAACCTGAAAGAGGTGGTCGTTGGTATAAGACCGGAACACTGTGAAGTGGTTCATAACAAACAAGAGAACGCAATCCCTGGCACTGTTTATGTGGTCGAGCCCCTTGGGAGGGATATAATAGTGAACGTGCAAACTGACAGGGGAGAACTCGTGAAAGTGTTTGGAGACCCGGCGAAGATCCCCTCTGTTGGAGAAAAGGTGTTTCTTGTTCCGCACTTGGAGAAGATTCATCTTTTCAACCCGGAAACGGAGGAGACGATCTTATAA
- a CDS encoding extracellular solute-binding protein → MRRWFVMVLIVTFIATLAVAQEDFPTKVKLRMMVAGDQNMVDFFQYEIAPEFEKVYPNVKVEVVGTGPGPAGSRQIIQQLEIERDSGKEKWDIDLAVVHEIGAVWALQEGLIRPYTDFLSARRLVVRDTAKVALGVNVDGYVMPMFHSQTAIAYNPRYVKDPPKSYAELVEWVKKHPGKFGYNGIKHGASGISFVVGWVYWKSKYTDKLLKGPYDKKYEEDWPQIFAELKEFNKYVTMTSGNAGTLDMLNRGEIWMGPVWVDMFYTWMREGRMDPNIRILIPAPGMPGQPMHFVIPLKAKNPDYALKLIEFVSSPRIQAKYIVERFNWYPAIGDNYVAPFLKKEVLESLYKDVKQEDLIKYGKPFPLTGYYEDILEAYEKWVEK, encoded by the coding sequence ATGAGGCGGTGGTTTGTAATGGTTCTTATCGTGACTTTTATTGCAACTTTGGCTGTAGCTCAAGAGGATTTTCCCACCAAAGTGAAACTCAGGATGATGGTAGCAGGAGACCAGAATATGGTGGACTTCTTCCAGTACGAAATAGCACCGGAGTTTGAGAAAGTTTATCCGAATGTAAAAGTGGAAGTGGTTGGCACAGGGCCTGGTCCAGCAGGCTCAAGGCAAATTATTCAACAGTTGGAAATCGAAAGGGATTCTGGCAAAGAAAAATGGGATATTGATCTTGCCGTAGTTCATGAGATAGGTGCAGTGTGGGCGCTTCAGGAAGGTTTGATCAGACCTTACACGGATTTTCTCAGTGCCAGACGATTGGTTGTGAGAGACACGGCCAAGGTTGCACTCGGAGTAAATGTCGATGGTTACGTTATGCCCATGTTCCACAGTCAAACAGCGATTGCCTACAATCCTCGGTACGTGAAAGATCCTCCCAAATCCTATGCGGAATTGGTTGAATGGGTGAAGAAACACCCTGGTAAATTCGGTTACAACGGGATCAAACATGGAGCTTCTGGTATTTCGTTTGTCGTTGGATGGGTTTACTGGAAATCGAAATACACTGACAAACTTTTGAAAGGACCGTACGACAAGAAATACGAGGAAGATTGGCCACAGATCTTTGCCGAGCTCAAGGAATTCAATAAATATGTGACTATGACCAGTGGCAATGCAGGAACATTGGATATGCTTAATCGTGGAGAGATCTGGATGGGGCCTGTTTGGGTAGACATGTTCTATACCTGGATGAGAGAAGGAAGAATGGATCCTAACATACGAATTTTGATCCCAGCTCCTGGTATGCCTGGTCAGCCCATGCATTTCGTGATCCCGCTCAAAGCGAAGAATCCAGATTATGCATTGAAACTGATAGAATTCGTTTCCTCACCAAGAATCCAGGCCAAGTACATAGTGGAGCGTTTCAACTGGTATCCTGCCATCGGTGACAACTACGTTGCACCGTTTTTGAAAAAGGAAGTTCTCGAAAGCCTTTACAAAGATGTCAAGCAAGAAGATTTGATTAAATACGGTAAGCCATTCCCGTTGACTGGATACTACGAGGATATCCTCGAAGCCTACGAGAAGTGGGTTGAAAAATGA
- a CDS encoding carbohydrate ABC transporter permease, with the protein MKRLKPLLLLFPLLAFVVIFFVIPVVLTVVIAFTDMDYSFVWNFVGFQNFRDISTDFIIPRVIANTFIYTFGTLGLFNLGTALLISLLTTSISDRWGNFFRTLWMLPRLTPSVVYGLLWLWMFDPTEYGLVNFIRGLFGLPPQDWLHSAPMWMVIFANGFIGASMGMLVFTAAIKSIPEDYYRAARIDGASWFMVVRRITLPLIKWHLLFVTAYQTLSLLASFEYILIITDGGPVYRTEVWALYTYHNAFSHFRFGYGAALSIILVIIGVVSALVYMKFFGFESLMEKPKVEVE; encoded by the coding sequence GTGAAAAGACTGAAGCCGTTACTTTTGCTTTTTCCTCTTCTTGCCTTTGTGGTCATCTTCTTTGTGATCCCTGTTGTTCTCACCGTAGTGATCGCGTTCACAGACATGGACTATTCGTTCGTATGGAATTTCGTGGGGTTTCAGAATTTCAGGGATATTTCCACGGATTTCATTATTCCACGTGTGATAGCGAACACCTTCATATACACTTTCGGTACGTTGGGACTTTTCAACCTTGGAACTGCCCTTCTTATTTCACTTCTCACAACGTCGATCAGCGATAGATGGGGTAACTTCTTCAGGACTCTCTGGATGCTTCCAAGACTCACGCCGTCTGTTGTTTATGGACTCCTCTGGCTCTGGATGTTCGATCCCACAGAGTACGGACTTGTGAACTTCATACGGGGACTCTTCGGCCTTCCTCCACAGGACTGGCTTCACAGTGCTCCTATGTGGATGGTGATCTTCGCAAACGGTTTCATAGGTGCTTCGATGGGGATGCTTGTCTTCACAGCGGCGATAAAATCCATACCAGAAGATTACTACAGGGCAGCCCGTATCGATGGAGCGAGTTGGTTTATGGTGGTGAGGAGAATCACCCTTCCTCTGATAAAGTGGCATCTTCTCTTCGTGACTGCATACCAGACACTTTCCCTTCTTGCCTCTTTTGAATACATACTCATCATCACGGACGGTGGACCCGTTTACAGAACAGAGGTGTGGGCACTCTACACGTACCACAACGCCTTTTCACACTTCAGATTCGGCTACGGTGCAGCCCTTTCGATCATCCTCGTTATCATAGGTGTGGTTTCTGCTCTTGTCTACATGAAGTTCTTCGGTTTTGAATCTCTCATGGAAAAACCGAAGGTCGAGGTGGAATGA
- a CDS encoding TIM barrel protein, with translation MVKGIGTNVDTRRVNGSIKRLVSELEFFKSIGFDYVEIPAAGLDVIARGRIIKKRLERVKEILSNYNFRYTVHAPDVINLKRKTNPWHYKVMEAVIEFAGEINAEVIVYHYNEVDHSIDVPERIQRRAEILALRDLADLAKEKGIVIGIENVQHPVSEVLELVKQVNHPNVKLTIDIGHLFILTSYRGLNFYEELKKGLPYAVELHVSDNFGESPQTYQQIPDVEAFRFVYGIGDLHLPIGEGDIPYNRVLKIIRESDFSGIVILEINSMDRFADEYADSLNLLRRRLILAANNSKTKKRRRVK, from the coding sequence ATGGTAAAAGGTATAGGAACGAACGTCGATACAAGGAGAGTGAACGGATCGATAAAGAGACTGGTGAGTGAACTGGAGTTTTTCAAAAGTATTGGGTTTGACTACGTAGAAATTCCCGCTGCCGGGCTCGACGTGATAGCAAGAGGGCGCATCATAAAGAAAAGGCTTGAGAGGGTAAAAGAGATACTCTCCAATTACAACTTCAGGTATACGGTGCACGCACCGGACGTGATAAATCTCAAGAGAAAGACAAATCCCTGGCATTACAAAGTGATGGAAGCGGTTATAGAGTTTGCCGGAGAGATAAACGCTGAAGTCATCGTTTATCATTACAACGAAGTGGACCATTCCATCGACGTCCCAGAGAGAATACAGCGTCGAGCGGAGATCCTGGCCCTTCGAGATCTTGCAGATCTGGCGAAGGAAAAGGGCATTGTTATCGGTATAGAGAACGTCCAGCATCCTGTCTCTGAAGTTCTGGAACTGGTGAAGCAGGTGAATCATCCGAACGTGAAACTCACCATAGACATCGGACACCTGTTCATACTCACAAGCTATCGGGGCCTTAACTTCTATGAGGAGTTGAAAAAGGGTCTGCCTTACGCTGTGGAACTCCACGTCAGTGACAATTTCGGTGAGTCTCCCCAAACGTACCAGCAAATACCCGATGTTGAAGCCTTCAGGTTCGTGTACGGAATAGGGGATCTCCACCTTCCCATCGGGGAAGGAGATATCCCCTACAACAGAGTTCTTAAGATAATAAGAGAATCCGATTTTAGCGGGATCGTTATTCTGGAGATAAACTCCATGGACAGGTTCGCAGACGAGTACGCGGACTCTCTCAACCTTCTGAGAAGACGTCTCATCCTGGCAGCAAACAACAGCAAGACGAAAAAAAGAAGAAGGGTCAAGTGA
- a CDS encoding glycerol dehydrogenase gives MITTTIFPGRYVQGAGAINILEEELSRFGERAFVVIDDFVDKNVLGDGFFGTFTKVRVNKQIFGGECSDEEIERLSGLAEGETDVVVGIGGGKTLDTAKAVAYELKRPVVIVPTIASTDAPCSALSVIYTPSGEFKRYLFLPKNPDVVLVDTKIVAKAPARFLVAGMGDALATWFEAESCKQKHAPNMTGRIGSMTAYTLARLCYETLLEYGVLAKRSVEEKAVTPALERIVEANTLLSGLGFESGGLAAAHAIHNGLTILENTHKYLHGEKVAIGVLASLFLTDKPREIIEEVYSFCEEVGLPTTLADIGLDDVSDEDLMKVAEKACDKNETIHNEPRPVTPEDVFFALKTADRYGKMRKNLT, from the coding sequence ATGATCACAACCACCATATTCCCGGGTAGATACGTTCAAGGAGCAGGTGCGATCAACATCCTGGAAGAAGAACTTTCCCGTTTTGGAGAAAGGGCGTTCGTGGTGATCGACGATTTTGTGGACAAAAACGTCCTGGGAGATGGTTTTTTTGGTACTTTCACAAAGGTCAGGGTGAACAAACAGATCTTCGGCGGAGAGTGTTCAGACGAAGAGATAGAAAGACTTTCAGGTCTTGCAGAAGGGGAAACAGACGTGGTAGTGGGTATAGGTGGTGGAAAAACTCTCGATACTGCCAAAGCGGTCGCCTATGAGTTGAAAAGACCCGTTGTGATAGTTCCAACCATTGCCTCTACAGATGCTCCATGCAGCGCTCTTTCCGTGATTTATACGCCAAGTGGAGAGTTCAAAAGATACCTGTTCTTGCCAAAAAATCCAGATGTCGTTCTTGTCGACACCAAGATCGTAGCAAAAGCCCCCGCGAGATTTCTCGTTGCCGGAATGGGAGATGCCCTTGCCACATGGTTTGAGGCAGAATCGTGCAAGCAAAAGCACGCACCGAACATGACAGGAAGGATCGGTTCGATGACCGCTTACACATTGGCAAGGCTCTGCTACGAAACGCTCCTTGAGTACGGTGTTCTTGCAAAGAGATCGGTGGAAGAAAAGGCAGTCACACCGGCCCTTGAAAGAATCGTCGAGGCAAACACACTGTTGAGCGGACTGGGATTTGAAAGTGGCGGACTGGCAGCTGCCCACGCCATACACAACGGTCTCACCATCTTAGAAAACACCCACAAGTATCTACACGGAGAGAAGGTCGCCATAGGAGTTCTCGCGTCGCTGTTTTTGACAGACAAGCCTAGAGAGATTATCGAGGAGGTCTACTCCTTCTGTGAGGAAGTGGGACTACCCACAACCCTGGCAGATATAGGGCTCGATGATGTTTCGGACGAGGATCTGATGAAAGTGGCAGAAAAGGCCTGCGACAAGAACGAAACAATACACAACGAACCCCGTCCTGTAACACCAGAAGACGTGTTCTTTGCTCTGAAAACAGCGGACAGATACGGAAAAATGAGGAAAAACCTCACTTGA
- a CDS encoding AEC family transporter, with the protein MPYTSFSSIIPSFLIILIGYAVGKVFSDEVVGLASKVAIWVMVPTVTFTFINKYTPGFSELRDFGLGIIVIFLFFYLYSSFFKHRRGVVLVTAVTSNAGYLGYPILMSLWGEQALALGVVYALLIVLMYTILPAFLGERFNLKNLFKLPYIYALPAGFITGKLGLHYEDLPSYLLSAINMLKQAAIPYLLLYVGLSVSRVKMDKRVTGLGGLIIFNKLFLSPLIALLFVMIYKLDGLSGKVFILETAMPTAINSVVIVSALGGDSKTVGLGVTLTTFFAIFTLPIWAVLLEKIFG; encoded by the coding sequence ATGCCTTATACATCGTTCTCTTCTATTATTCCCTCCTTCCTCATCATCCTCATCGGCTATGCAGTGGGGAAAGTTTTTTCTGATGAAGTCGTGGGACTTGCCTCAAAGGTTGCAATCTGGGTGATGGTACCAACGGTGACGTTCACTTTCATAAACAAATACACCCCAGGGTTCTCTGAACTGAGGGATTTCGGATTGGGAATAATTGTTATATTCCTGTTTTTTTACCTTTACTCTAGTTTTTTCAAACACAGAAGGGGTGTTGTACTGGTAACCGCTGTTACCTCAAACGCAGGATATTTAGGTTATCCCATCCTTATGTCTCTATGGGGAGAGCAGGCCCTTGCACTGGGAGTAGTTTATGCCCTGTTGATCGTTCTCATGTACACTATACTTCCTGCCTTTCTTGGGGAGAGATTCAACTTAAAGAACCTTTTCAAGCTTCCGTACATCTACGCCCTACCTGCTGGTTTTATAACAGGAAAGCTGGGGTTACACTATGAAGATCTGCCTTCTTACCTTCTTAGTGCTATAAACATGTTGAAGCAAGCTGCAATTCCTTACCTTTTACTGTACGTTGGACTTTCTGTTTCTAGGGTGAAGATGGATAAACGCGTGACCGGGCTGGGAGGTTTGATTATTTTTAACAAACTCTTTCTTTCTCCTCTTATTGCTCTTCTCTTCGTCATGATTTACAAACTTGATGGTCTGTCCGGCAAAGTTTTTATCTTGGAGACTGCCATGCCCACTGCGATCAACAGCGTGGTAATTGTTTCTGCACTCGGCGGTGACAGCAAAACAGTAGGATTAGGTGTTACCCTCACCACTTTCTTTGCCATATTCACCCTTCCCATCTGGGCAGTTTTGCTCGAAAAGATCTTCGGTTGA
- a CDS encoding carbohydrate ABC transporter permease produces MKLSFWQKNSEKIRNFVIILVLFLITSPILVGYVWLILRSFSEDLVNGFVPTKLTLKNWRFLWQEIKGYPNIWQTTLNTALLALGVMGIEVLITSLGGYALSRYDFPGRSSMMKFILALHAFPAISLMTAVFYLLWTLRLLDTLWGVILLKASLEVPWGTWIMKGFYDGIPWELEWAGLVDGYSRFEVWRKILLPLVKPGIAVTAIFAFLSGWSEFVFVNTFIFSQNLWTLSKYVKGFIGDYRFADYGLVTAVGLFYMIPTIIFFFFVSKHMIKLTIGGVKG; encoded by the coding sequence ATGAAACTCTCGTTCTGGCAAAAAAATTCGGAAAAAATCAGAAATTTTGTGATAATTCTTGTGCTTTTTCTCATAACCTCACCGATTCTGGTGGGGTACGTCTGGCTCATTCTGAGATCTTTCAGCGAGGATCTGGTGAACGGCTTTGTCCCCACGAAGCTCACCCTGAAAAACTGGAGATTCCTCTGGCAGGAGATCAAGGGATATCCGAACATCTGGCAAACCACGCTGAACACAGCTTTGCTGGCACTCGGTGTGATGGGAATTGAGGTGTTGATCACAAGCCTTGGTGGGTATGCACTCTCAAGGTACGATTTTCCTGGAAGGTCCTCTATGATGAAGTTCATTCTTGCACTTCATGCTTTTCCGGCAATATCTCTCATGACAGCTGTGTTTTACCTTCTCTGGACGCTTAGACTGCTGGATACCCTCTGGGGAGTGATACTCCTCAAAGCCTCTCTGGAAGTGCCGTGGGGCACCTGGATTATGAAGGGGTTTTACGATGGTATTCCCTGGGAACTCGAGTGGGCAGGCCTTGTTGATGGCTACAGCAGATTCGAGGTGTGGAGAAAGATTCTTCTTCCACTTGTAAAACCAGGGATCGCCGTTACGGCCATCTTTGCTTTCCTTTCCGGATGGTCTGAATTCGTTTTCGTGAACACGTTCATCTTCTCGCAGAACCTGTGGACACTCTCAAAGTACGTAAAAGGGTTCATCGGAGACTACAGATTCGCAGACTACGGGCTTGTGACTGCCGTGGGATTGTTCTACATGATACCAACGATCATCTTCTTTTTCTTCGTCAGCAAACACATGATAAAACTGACCATCGGGGGAGTGAAAGGATAA